A DNA window from Thermosynechococcaceae cyanobacterium Okahandja contains the following coding sequences:
- a CDS encoding TOBE-like domain-containing protein, producing the protein MGITIENVSKSFGTFQAVKQVDLEIASGSLVALLGPSGSGKSTLLRLIAGLEMPDTGRILLTGKDATYQSVQERNIGFVFQHYALFKHMTVRQNVAFGLELRKVPRAKINARVEELLELVQLTGLGDRYPSQLSGGQRQRVALARALAVEPKVLLLDEPFGALDAKVRKELRAWLRHLHDDVHVTTVFVTHDQEEAMEVADQIVVMHKGQVEQVGTPAEIYDHPASPFVMSFIGPVNVLRGASPIFEQSAAPHCDVFLRPRDIIIETHPDASTVPARISRIIHLGWEIQVELRLDDGQELMAHLSRERFDDLCLEPQQQVFIKPKEAKSFPLYYSI; encoded by the coding sequence ATGGGCATCACCATTGAGAATGTATCTAAGTCGTTTGGTACCTTTCAGGCAGTTAAGCAGGTCGATCTAGAAATTGCCAGTGGCTCACTGGTGGCCTTACTCGGGCCGTCGGGATCGGGCAAGTCAACCTTGCTGCGGCTGATTGCCGGTTTGGAAATGCCGGATACCGGGCGCATTCTCCTCACCGGGAAAGATGCCACCTACCAGAGTGTGCAGGAGCGCAATATTGGTTTTGTGTTCCAGCACTATGCCCTCTTTAAGCACATGACGGTGCGCCAAAATGTTGCCTTTGGCCTTGAGCTGCGCAAGGTGCCCCGGGCGAAAATCAATGCGCGAGTCGAGGAACTGCTAGAGCTTGTTCAGTTGACGGGCTTGGGCGATCGCTATCCATCCCAACTGTCCGGTGGGCAGCGGCAGCGGGTGGCCTTGGCGCGGGCACTTGCCGTTGAACCCAAAGTGCTGTTACTGGATGAACCCTTTGGCGCTCTCGATGCCAAGGTACGCAAAGAACTGCGGGCATGGTTGCGCCACCTCCACGATGATGTCCATGTCACCACCGTCTTTGTGACCCACGATCAAGAGGAAGCGATGGAAGTGGCCGATCAAATTGTGGTGATGCATAAAGGGCAAGTGGAGCAGGTGGGCACCCCCGCTGAAATTTATGATCATCCGGCCAGTCCCTTTGTGATGAGCTTTATTGGGCCGGTGAATGTTCTGCGGGGTGCGTCCCCCATTTTTGAGCAAAGTGCGGCTCCCCACTGTGATGTTTTTCTGCGTCCCCGCGACATCATTATTGAGACCCATCCCGATGCCAGCACCGTGCCCGCCCGCATTAGTCGCATTATTCACCTCGGCTGGGAAATTCAAGTGGAGTTACGCCTAGACGATGGGCAGGAGTTGATGGCTCACCTCTCGCGGGAGCGCTTTGATGATCTGTGTCTTGAGCCGCAGCAGCAGGTGTTTATTAAGCCGAAGGAAGCCAAATCCTTTCCCCTGTACTACAGCATCTAG
- the cbiB gene encoding adenosylcobinamide-phosphate synthase CbiB, with protein MSSPFVAYTVLIAAALLDYGLGDPWGWPHPVRWVGAVIQWFSEICAYGQRWPIWAQRLGGAGLTLSLIGGSGLMAWAVVAAAAQVSPLLGWGLAVVGTASGLAGRSLRQAAEEVLAPLEVGDLLRARRCLAKYVGRDTEHLDDAEVRRAVLETVSENATDGVMAPLFYGAIATLFLPQVGPFPLVMAYKAASTLDSMIGYRQPPYTHWGWFAAKTEDLLTWLPCRMVVLLVALCSGHWRRVWAWCWRDAPQDPSPNSGWSECAYAAALGVQLGGVNTYRGLIKVKPHLGEPLSPITAATIAKALGLTRQLCLLSLALTGGMLLLLHDPLPLLAFP; from the coding sequence GTGTCATCTCCGTTTGTGGCCTATACGGTTTTAATTGCTGCGGCTCTTTTGGACTATGGGCTTGGGGATCCGTGGGGTTGGCCACATCCGGTACGTTGGGTGGGAGCTGTGATCCAATGGTTCAGCGAGATCTGTGCCTATGGCCAGAGGTGGCCCATTTGGGCGCAGCGGTTGGGGGGGGCTGGTCTGACGCTCAGCCTCATTGGTGGCAGTGGGCTGATGGCTTGGGCTGTGGTGGCTGCTGCCGCGCAGGTTTCACCACTGTTGGGCTGGGGGCTGGCCGTCGTCGGCACCGCCAGTGGTTTAGCGGGACGCAGTTTACGACAGGCTGCGGAGGAGGTCTTAGCACCGCTAGAGGTGGGAGATCTCCTCAGGGCGCGCCGGTGCTTAGCAAAGTATGTGGGGCGAGACACTGAGCATTTAGATGATGCTGAGGTACGGCGGGCGGTCTTAGAAACCGTCAGCGAAAATGCGACCGATGGGGTCATGGCACCGCTGTTTTACGGGGCGATCGCCACCCTTTTCCTGCCTCAGGTGGGGCCTTTTCCCTTGGTGATGGCCTATAAGGCGGCCAGTACCCTTGACTCGATGATTGGCTATCGGCAGCCCCCCTACACCCACTGGGGCTGGTTTGCGGCTAAAACGGAGGATCTCCTAACGTGGTTGCCCTGTCGCATGGTGGTGCTGTTGGTGGCCCTGTGCTCCGGCCACTGGCGGCGAGTATGGGCTTGGTGTTGGCGGGATGCCCCCCAAGATCCAAGTCCTAACTCCGGCTGGAGTGAGTGTGCCTACGCGGCGGCCTTGGGGGTGCAGTTGGGTGGGGTCAATACCTACCGCGGCCTGATCAAGGTCAAGCCCCACTTGGGTGAGCCACTATCCCCGATTACCGCCGCCACGATTGCGAAGGCCTTGGGCTTGACCCGTCAGCTTTGTTTGCTGAGCCTAGCTCTGACGGGGGGGATGTTGCTGCTGCTCCACGATCCCCTACCCCTGTTAGCTTTTCCCTGA
- a CDS encoding NAD(P)H-quinone oxidoreductase subunit H yields the protein MPTIETRTEPMVINMGPHHPSMHGVLRLMVTLDGEDVIDCEPVIGYLHRGMEKIAENRTNIMFIPYVSRWDYAAGMFNEAITVNAPEKLANIAVPKRASYIRVIMLELNRIANHLLWLGPFLADVGAQTPFFYIFREREYIYDLFEAATGMRFINNNYFRMGGVAADLTYGWVTKCRDFCNYFAPKVDEYERLITNNPIFIRRLEGVGKISREEAINWGLSGPMLRASGVKWDLRKVDHYECYDDFDWEVPVATEGDCLARYIVRIQEMRESVKIIRQALDGLPGGPYENLEAKRLQEGPKSEWNGFDYQFLGKKLAPTFKIPKGEHYVRLESGKGELGIYLIGDDNVFPWRWKIRPPDFNNLQVLPQLLKGMKVADIVAILGSIDVIMGSVDR from the coding sequence ATGCCCACGATTGAGACACGCACTGAACCCATGGTCATAAACATGGGACCGCACCATCCCTCGATGCACGGGGTGCTGCGCCTAATGGTGACCCTTGACGGCGAGGATGTCATTGACTGCGAACCGGTCATTGGCTACTTGCATCGGGGCATGGAGAAAATTGCCGAAAACCGTACCAACATCATGTTTATTCCCTACGTGAGTCGTTGGGACTACGCGGCAGGGATGTTCAACGAAGCCATTACGGTAAACGCACCGGAAAAGCTAGCTAATATTGCCGTACCCAAGCGTGCTAGCTATATCCGCGTGATCATGCTGGAGTTGAACCGTATTGCCAATCACCTGCTTTGGCTTGGCCCCTTCTTGGCGGACGTGGGGGCACAGACACCCTTCTTTTATATTTTTCGGGAGCGAGAGTACATCTACGATTTGTTTGAAGCAGCCACTGGGATGCGGTTTATCAACAATAACTACTTCCGCATGGGGGGGGTAGCCGCTGACCTGACCTATGGCTGGGTAACAAAGTGCCGTGATTTTTGTAACTACTTTGCCCCCAAAGTTGATGAGTACGAACGCCTGATTACCAACAACCCCATTTTTATCCGTCGCCTTGAGGGGGTGGGTAAAATTAGCCGCGAGGAAGCCATTAACTGGGGACTTTCAGGGCCGATGCTGCGGGCTTCCGGCGTGAAGTGGGATCTGCGTAAAGTGGATCACTACGAGTGCTACGACGATTTTGATTGGGAGGTGCCCGTTGCCACGGAAGGGGACTGCCTTGCCCGCTACATTGTACGCATTCAAGAAATGCGCGAGTCGGTGAAAATTATTCGCCAAGCCTTGGATGGTTTACCGGGCGGCCCCTACGAAAACCTTGAGGCCAAGCGCCTACAGGAGGGCCCTAAGTCAGAGTGGAACGGCTTTGACTACCAATTCCTCGGCAAAAAACTAGCCCCCACGTTTAAGATTCCCAAGGGCGAGCACTACGTGCGGCTTGAGTCGGGTAAAGGGGAGTTGGGCATTTACCTGATTGGGGATGATAACGTCTTCCCATGGCGCTGGAAAATTCGGCCACCGGATTTCAACAATTTGCAGGTGCTACCGCAACTGCTCAAGGGCATGAAGGTGGCGGACATCGTTGCCATTCTCGGCAGTATTGATGTGATTATGGGGTCTGTGGATCGCTGA
- a CDS encoding glucose-1-phosphate adenylyltransferase, with product MKRVLAIILGGGAGTRLYPLTKRRAKPAVPLAGKYRLIDIPVSNCINSEINTIYVLTQFNSASLNRHIARTYTFGGLTDGFVEVLAAQQTPENPNWFQGTADAVRQYLWLLADWDVDEYLILSGDHLYRMDYRQFVQRHRETQADITLSVLPVDEKAASGFGLIKVDGTGRVIDFREKPSGEALRAMRVDTTRYGLSSEEAHRKPYIASMGIYVFKRQVLIDLLQQLAEATDFGKEIIPAAARTHLVQTYVFNDYWEDIGTIGSFYEANLALTQQPRPPFSFYDEAAPIYTRPRYLPPSKILSCTITESIISEGCILKECQVHHSVLGVRSRVESGCVIDHSLLMGADFYQHAGQRSVLLEQQKIPIGIGANSVIRKAIIDKNACIGRDVKIINKDHVEESNREDQGFYIRSGVVVIIKNAVIPDGTVI from the coding sequence ATGAAACGAGTCTTGGCGATTATCCTTGGAGGCGGTGCCGGAACGCGCCTCTATCCCCTCACCAAACGCCGTGCCAAGCCTGCCGTTCCTCTTGCTGGAAAGTACCGCCTCATCGATATTCCCGTCAGTAACTGCATTAATTCTGAAATCAATACCATCTACGTTCTCACGCAATTTAACTCCGCCTCTCTTAACCGGCACATTGCCCGCACCTACACGTTTGGCGGCCTCACCGATGGCTTTGTGGAAGTCCTTGCGGCTCAGCAAACCCCCGAAAACCCCAACTGGTTCCAAGGCACCGCCGATGCCGTACGCCAGTACCTGTGGCTGCTGGCTGATTGGGATGTGGACGAGTACCTCATCCTCTCGGGGGATCACCTCTACCGGATGGACTATCGTCAGTTTGTGCAGCGCCACCGCGAAACCCAAGCGGACATTACCCTGTCGGTGCTGCCGGTGGACGAAAAGGCCGCCTCTGGCTTTGGCCTCATTAAAGTCGATGGCACAGGGCGGGTCATCGATTTCCGCGAAAAACCAAGCGGTGAGGCCTTGCGAGCCATGCGCGTTGATACCACCCGCTATGGCCTGAGTAGCGAAGAAGCGCACCGGAAGCCCTACATTGCCTCCATGGGCATCTACGTCTTTAAGCGGCAGGTCTTGATTGATTTGCTGCAACAGTTGGCAGAGGCCACCGACTTTGGTAAAGAGATTATTCCCGCCGCGGCGCGCACTCACTTGGTTCAAACCTATGTCTTTAATGACTACTGGGAAGACATTGGTACCATTGGCTCCTTCTACGAGGCTAACTTAGCTCTAACGCAACAGCCGCGACCCCCCTTTAGCTTTTACGACGAAGCGGCACCCATTTACACCCGCCCCCGCTACCTGCCCCCCAGCAAAATCCTGAGTTGCACCATTACCGAGTCAATTATTAGCGAGGGCTGCATCCTCAAAGAGTGCCAAGTTCACCACTCCGTCTTGGGGGTGCGATCGCGGGTGGAGTCGGGCTGCGTCATTGACCATTCCCTACTCATGGGGGCAGACTTTTACCAACACGCCGGCCAGCGCAGCGTCCTCCTAGAGCAGCAGAAAATCCCTATTGGGATTGGTGCCAATAGCGTCATTCGCAAAGCCATTATCGACAAAAATGCCTGCATTGGCCGGGATGTCAAAATCATCAACAAAGACCATGTGGAAGAATCGAACCGTGAGGATCAGGGCTTTTACATTCGCAGTGGTGTTGTTGTCATCATCAAGAATGCCGTGATCCCCGATGGTACAGTTATCTAA
- the psbV gene encoding photosystem II cytochrome c-550, which produces MLKKCVWLAVALCFCLWHLTTGTVMAAELTPETLTVPLNSEGKTVTLTEKQYFEGKRLFQYACASCHVGGITKTNPSLDLRTETLALATPPRDNIEGLVDYMKNPTTYDGEEEIAEVHPSLRSADIFPKMRNLTERDLEAIAGHILVEPKILGDKWGGGKVYY; this is translated from the coding sequence ATGTTAAAGAAATGCGTTTGGCTTGCGGTAGCTCTCTGCTTCTGCCTCTGGCACCTGACCACGGGCACCGTCATGGCCGCTGAACTGACCCCAGAGACGCTTACCGTCCCCCTCAACAGCGAAGGGAAAACGGTGACCCTCACCGAAAAGCAATACTTCGAAGGCAAACGATTATTTCAGTATGCCTGTGCTTCCTGCCATGTGGGTGGGATTACCAAAACCAATCCCAGCCTTGATCTGCGCACCGAAACCTTGGCCTTGGCAACGCCGCCCCGCGATAACATTGAGGGTCTAGTGGACTATATGAAAAACCCCACCACCTATGATGGGGAAGAAGAAATTGCTGAAGTCCACCCCAGTTTGCGCAGCGCGGATATTTTTCCGAAAATGCGTAACCTGACCGAGCGAGATCTCGAAGCCATTGCGGGTCACATTCTCGTTGAGCCGAAAATTCTCGGTGACAAATGGGGTGGTGGCAAAGTTTATTACTAA
- the psbV2 gene encoding photosystem II cytochrome PsbV2 codes for MHLTRLWAPRLGSLLLFLVILLGGTFPPPAIAASGVDQYVTQYLKATAPIELPLNDRGETRAFTPEDLTRGKRLFEENCKNCHVGGTTLPNPLVSLSLRDLKGAVPPRDTIASLVAFQRLPMSYDGSEESYWCRQVSEDWLTTDQLEDLAAFILRAAAVAPGWGTETFPDSAP; via the coding sequence ATGCACCTAACTCGTTTGTGGGCACCACGCCTCGGATCGCTCCTCCTCTTTTTGGTGATCTTGCTGGGGGGAACCTTTCCGCCGCCAGCGATCGCCGCTAGTGGCGTAGATCAGTACGTGACCCAGTACCTCAAGGCAACAGCGCCGATTGAACTGCCCTTGAATGACCGGGGTGAAACCCGTGCCTTTACCCCCGAAGATCTCACCCGCGGCAAGCGCCTCTTTGAGGAAAACTGCAAAAACTGTCATGTGGGGGGGACAACCCTGCCCAATCCGTTGGTGTCGCTATCTTTACGCGACCTCAAGGGAGCGGTGCCACCACGGGACACCATTGCCAGTTTAGTGGCCTTTCAGCGGTTGCCCATGTCCTACGATGGCAGCGAAGAAAGCTACTGGTGCCGCCAAGTGAGTGAGGATTGGCTGACCACCGATCAATTAGAGGATCTGGCCGCCTTTATTTTGCGAGCAGCCGCCGTAGCTCCCGGCTGGGGCACCGAAACCTTCCCGGACAGTGCTCCCTGA
- a CDS encoding c-type cytochrome: MTLFMALSPAAVAADLANGAKVFSGNCAACHMGGGNVVMANKTLKKEALEQFGMNSEDAIIYQVQHGKNAMPAFAGRLSDEQIQDVAAYVLDQAAKGWAG, encoded by the coding sequence ATGACCCTGTTTATGGCCCTGTCCCCTGCTGCGGTAGCTGCTGACTTGGCCAATGGTGCCAAGGTTTTTAGCGGCAACTGTGCGGCCTGCCACATGGGCGGTGGCAACGTGGTCATGGCCAACAAAACCCTGAAAAAAGAAGCCCTCGAACAATTTGGCATGAACTCTGAAGATGCCATTATCTACCAAGTGCAACACGGTAAAAATGCCATGCCCGCCTTTGCCGGTCGCCTCAGCGATGAACAAATCCAAGATGTGGCCGCCTACGTGCTAGATCAA